The nucleotide sequence CACGGATGCCGGCGACCGATTCGACCGAGCCGCTCATGCCCGGCCGCAGACGGCGGCTGACGGAGTGCACTGCCTTGATCTGCGGGGACCACGACGCCCACTGGTCGACGCTCGCGTAGCGCTCCCAGACCGCCTCGGGACGGGCCGCGCCGCTGGCGCTCAGGGTCACGCGTGCCATGACAGAGCCCGGAACCGTCGTGGCGGGTGGCTGGTACGAACGGGTGTCATCGGTCTGATCCTGACGCTGGGTGAGGGCTGCGCCCGCGGTCTCATCCCAGCATTCCGACGACAACGGCACCTGTCATGGCGAGTTGCGGCAAAGGGAGCAGGACGAGCCGCGCGCTCGTGCCCACGGACGAGGTGCTCGGGTGACGGCGGCTCCCGCCCGGGGTCGCCCGTCCAGCACGGGCTACTGCCCCCGAGCCGCGCTCAGAGCGCCCCGCCTGCGTCGTACACCACCAGGGCGATCTGCACGCGGTTGTTGAGGTCCAGCTTGGCCAGGATGCGCGAGACATGCGTCTTGACGGTCGGTACGGACAGGTAGAGCTCTGCCGCGATCTCCGCGTTGGTCTTGCCCTGCCCCACCGCGACCGCCACTTCCCGCTCACGGTCGCCGAGCAGCGCCAGTTGCGTCCGAGCCCGCTCCGCCCGGATCTCGCGCCCGCCCCTTCCCTCCGACACCTGCGCGATGAGCTGCTGTGTGACTGCGGGCGAGAGCACCGGCTCGCCCGCCACCACCTTCCGCACCGCCGCCACGATCTCCCGAGGCGGGGTGTCCTTCAACACGAAGCCGGCGGCGCCCGCGCGCAAGGCGCGCAGCACGTGCTCGTCGGAGTTGAACGTGGTCAGCACGAGCACTTCGGGGGGCCGCTCCTCCGCAGAGCTTCCCGGAGTGCCTTGGGACGGGCGTGCGCGCAACGCCTCGGTAGCGGCGAGGCCGTCCATGCCAGGCATCCGGATGTCCATGAGCACGATGTCGGGGGAGTGCTCGGCCACCAGCGCCGCCACTTCAGCCCCGTCCTTGGCTTCGGCGACCACCCGCACATCCGGCGCGCCCCCGAGCATCAGCCGCAACCCGGAGCGCACCAGCGGGTCATCGTCGACCAGGAGTACTCGGATCATGACGGTCACGTTAGCGGCCCACCGCCTCGGCGCAGCCCCAGGGCAGCCGGGTACGCAGCACGAACGAGCCGTCCCGAGGGCCGTGCTCCAGCCGCCCACCGGCCAGCTCGGCGCGTTCGCCGAGCCCGATCAGGCCCTGCCCGGCACCCGGGATCACCGTTCCCCGGCTGTCCGGGAGCGGGTTCATCACGGTCACCGTCAGTCCTTCGCCGGGCCGGCCCGACACGGTGACCGTGATCTCGGTGTCGGGCGCGTGCTTGCGGGCGTTCGTCAGACCCTCCTGCACGACGCGGTACGCGGTTCGGCCGGTGACGGCAGGGACGGTGGCCGCATCCTTGGCCTCTTGTCGGTAGGTGACGTTCATCCCGGCCTCGCGCGACTCCGCCACCAGCCGCCCCACGTCCGCGAGCGTCGGCTGCGGCCACCCTTCGGCCCCGTCCGGGCCCGCCGTCGGCGCCCGCAGGACACCGATCACCTCGCGCAGGTCCTGCAGCGCCTGGTGCGCGCTGTCGCGGATCACCTCGGCCGCGTGCTGGATATCCGCAGCGGGGGCGCCCGGGTTGAACTCCAGCGCCCCCGCATGCACGCTCAGCAGCGACAGCCGGTGGGCGAGGATGTCGTGCATCTCCCGGGCGATCTCCTCCCGTGCTTGTCGTCGGGCCTCGTCGGCGGCCCGGGCCGCGCGTTCCTCCAGCGACGCGACCAGCGCCCGCCGGGAGCGTACGTACAGCCCCCAGCCGATGGCACCTGCCACGAGCGCGAAGTACGTGAGGGCCGAACTGGCCGCCTGGGAACCCGTGTCCGGCCTCCGCGCCAGGAACACGACGAACTGCACCAGTGTGACCGCCGCCAGCCAGGCGGTGACCCGCCGTCGCCGATGCACCGCAACCGTGAACAGGGCCACCAGCGTGGCCCCGGTCAGATGGTGGAAATACGTCCCGGCAAGCATGAGCGCCACGGCCAGTTGCACCGGCCACCGCCGCCGCAGGAACACCGATGCGCAGGCCAGTCCTCCGGCCACCTGGTCGGCGATCTGCTCGCCGCCGGACATGTTCTCGTCCGGGTGCACCGAGTCTGCCGTGACCACGGAGAAGACAACGGCGAAGAGGAAGAAGGCGATGTCGACGAACCAGTCGCGGCGGTTGCGCATACCGCCGAACCTACGTCCGCAGCGCAGCGGCCAGCTCCTGCGTACCGTGGATCGATACCTTCGGACTACAAGCCCGCCCACCCCGTGTACCAATGACCGATACTGCCCCTGAACAGGGGTTTCTACTGTTCATGTCATGAAGGGCACTCTCGGTTTCATCAGCTTCACGCTCATCGTCGGCGGCCTGCAGGGCCTCGTCCACGAGGCCTTCGGCAAGTGGATCCCGCTCATGGGCTTCATGAAGCACCTGTACATCGACGGCTACGAGATCTACATCAGCATCGCGCTCATCGTCCTGGGCATCGCGGTGGGCGCCGCCGCGCGGGCGGCCCCGAAGGAGTAAGAGCCGCTCAGATGGCTCGCGTTGACACGACGCGGGTGCCGAAGGAGTCGTACGACCAGCGCTGGTAACGCAGTTGCGCAGAGTGCGGGTGGCCCTGCCCAGAGCATCACCGCCGACCGCGTGTGGGCGTTCACCGGCTGGACCCGCGAAGGCCGCAGAATTTTTCACGGACAGCGACAACCTCGGGTGGGGCCGCACGTCTGGTGGGGTGAAAGGCGGTTTCCGGGACGGGATTTCGAGCCCCGGCGCTGCCCGACCTTCAGCGTTGTCCTTGAACTCTTTGGAGTCGTTTCCTATGCGGCACATCCGCGCCAAGAAGTCGAACCGTTCCCTGCGCACCTGGGTGCTGGGGTCGACCGCCGGTCTCGCCCTGGTGGCGGGCGGCGGCATCGTCGC is from Streptomyces seoulensis and encodes:
- a CDS encoding sensor histidine kinase; this encodes MRNRRDWFVDIAFFLFAVVFSVVTADSVHPDENMSGGEQIADQVAGGLACASVFLRRRWPVQLAVALMLAGTYFHHLTGATLVALFTVAVHRRRRVTAWLAAVTLVQFVVFLARRPDTGSQAASSALTYFALVAGAIGWGLYVRSRRALVASLEERAARAADEARRQAREEIAREMHDILAHRLSLLSVHAGALEFNPGAPAADIQHAAEVIRDSAHQALQDLREVIGVLRAPTAGPDGAEGWPQPTLADVGRLVAESREAGMNVTYRQEAKDAATVPAVTGRTAYRVVQEGLTNARKHAPDTEITVTVSGRPGEGLTVTVMNPLPDSRGTVIPGAGQGLIGLGERAELAGGRLEHGPRDGSFVLRTRLPWGCAEAVGR
- a CDS encoding response regulator, giving the protein MIRVLLVDDDPLVRSGLRLMLGGAPDVRVVAEAKDGAEVAALVAEHSPDIVLMDIRMPGMDGLAATEALRARPSQGTPGSSAEERPPEVLVLTTFNSDEHVLRALRAGAAGFVLKDTPPREIVAAVRKVVAGEPVLSPAVTQQLIAQVSEGRGGREIRAERARTQLALLGDREREVAVAVGQGKTNAEIAAELYLSVPTVKTHVSRILAKLDLNNRVQIALVVYDAGGAL